The window GCTTTATTGGAGCAGGTCCAGCGTGGGAAACGTTTTTATATTACCAAACGCGGCAAGTGCGTGGCGGAATTGGGGCCTCCGCATCATGAAAAAAAATTGCCACGTAAAGCAGGTTGGTTGAAAGGTAAAATCTGGACGTCGCCTGATTTTGATGATCCGATTCCGGCTATGGAGGAGTGTTATTGATGGACAT of the Verrucomicrobiia bacterium genome contains:
- a CDS encoding type II toxin-antitoxin system Phd/YefM family antitoxin, which produces MKINEVGAFEAKTHLSALLEQVQRGKRFYITKRGKCVAELGPPHHEKKLPRKAGWLKGKIWTSPDFDDPIPAMEECY